One Mailhella massiliensis DNA segment encodes these proteins:
- a CDS encoding glutamate-5-semialdehyde dehydrogenase: MRLAGEKAKAASRIMAAASPAAKKKALETLAELLSAREHALLAANEKDLEAARAARLDGPRMDRLRLTAAVLADMAGACRHVAALPDPVGAMDSQWQRPNGLLVGRMRVPLGVVAMVYEARPNVTVDASILCLKAGNAVILRGGSEALHSNVALAALLHEALVAAGLPGDAVQFIDITSHEAVSELCRLDEYVDVLIPRGGESLVRAVTNQATMPVLKHYKGVCHAFIDEGADLSQALDIVYNGKVQRPGVCNALECLLVHEAEAKAFLPMVGEKLSAAGVSFRADEASLALLGPAASAAAPDDYGREFHDLILAVRVVRDMDEALAHIAAYGSHHTEIICTGNHVNAMRFLREADASMVAVNASTRFNDGGQLGLGAEIGISTSKLHAYGPMGVQELTTTKFVVFGQGQVRE; encoded by the coding sequence GTGCGCCTTGCCGGTGAGAAGGCGAAGGCCGCTTCCCGCATCATGGCGGCGGCAAGCCCCGCAGCCAAGAAAAAGGCCCTGGAAACGCTGGCCGAACTTCTTTCGGCGCGGGAACACGCGCTTCTTGCCGCCAATGAGAAAGACCTTGAGGCCGCGAGGGCCGCACGGCTCGACGGCCCGCGCATGGACAGGCTGCGCCTCACGGCCGCCGTTCTGGCCGACATGGCCGGGGCCTGCCGCCATGTGGCCGCGCTTCCCGACCCCGTGGGCGCCATGGACAGCCAGTGGCAGCGGCCCAACGGCCTTCTGGTGGGCCGTATGCGCGTGCCCCTCGGCGTGGTGGCCATGGTGTACGAGGCCAGGCCCAACGTTACGGTGGACGCTTCCATTCTCTGCCTCAAGGCGGGCAATGCGGTGATTCTGCGCGGCGGCTCCGAGGCCCTGCACTCCAACGTGGCCCTTGCCGCGCTGCTGCATGAGGCGCTCGTTGCGGCGGGCCTCCCCGGAGATGCGGTGCAGTTCATCGACATCACTTCCCACGAGGCGGTTTCGGAGCTGTGCAGGCTTGACGAATATGTGGACGTGCTCATTCCCCGCGGCGGGGAATCTCTGGTGCGCGCGGTGACGAATCAGGCCACCATGCCCGTGCTCAAGCACTACAAGGGCGTGTGCCACGCCTTCATCGACGAAGGGGCCGATCTTTCCCAGGCGCTCGACATCGTGTACAACGGCAAGGTGCAGCGGCCCGGCGTGTGCAACGCGCTCGAATGTCTGCTGGTGCACGAGGCCGAGGCAAAGGCCTTCCTGCCCATGGTGGGGGAAAAGCTTTCCGCGGCGGGCGTAAGCTTCCGGGCGGACGAAGCCTCCCTTGCGCTTCTCGGTCCTGCGGCCTCCGCCGCCGCGCCGGACGATTACGGCAGGGAATTTCACGACCTCATCCTCGCCGTGCGCGTGGTGCGCGACATGGACGAGGCCCTTGCCCATATCGCCGCCTATGGTTCCCACCATACGGAAATCATCTGCACGGGGAACCATGTCAACGCCATGCGCTTTTTGCGCGAGGCCGACGCCTCCATGGTGGCGGTGAACGCCTCCACGCGCTTCAACGACGGCGGGCAGCTCGGCCTCGGTGCGGAAATAGGCATAAGCACGTCCAAGCTCCATGCCTACGGCCCCATGGGCGTGCAGGAACTGACCACCACCAAGTTCGTGGTGTTCGGTCAGGGGCAGGTGAGGGAATAA
- the nadD gene encoding nicotinate (nicotinamide) nucleotide adenylyltransferase — protein sequence MGATGILGGTFNPVHNGHVRHAIEVAEALGLERVLLMPCAMPPHKESAGLLPFDLRVELLRAAVEGISFLDVETLEGELEGPSYTWRTMNEWARRHPGEPLPYFMMGAEAFAALDTWNHGLRLPHVAHLVMVPRGGDDGSVFHESIRSFWPGSLPPSVDVPLGRETVELACGGKCTFLPVPRLDISSTFIRARWRSGRSLAGLMSTGELDVLHAHAEEVSACWATARVR from the coding sequence GTGGGCGCCACAGGCATTCTCGGCGGCACCTTCAATCCCGTGCACAACGGGCATGTGCGCCACGCCATAGAAGTGGCGGAAGCGCTGGGCCTTGAGCGCGTGCTGCTCATGCCCTGCGCCATGCCGCCCCATAAGGAAAGCGCCGGGCTTCTGCCCTTTGATCTCCGGGTGGAACTTCTGCGCGCCGCGGTGGAGGGGATTTCCTTCCTCGATGTGGAAACGCTGGAAGGGGAGCTGGAAGGCCCCTCCTACACCTGGCGCACCATGAACGAATGGGCGCGCCGCCATCCGGGCGAACCTCTGCCCTATTTCATGATGGGAGCGGAGGCCTTTGCCGCGCTGGATACCTGGAATCACGGGCTCAGGCTCCCCCATGTGGCGCATCTTGTCATGGTGCCCCGGGGCGGGGACGACGGAAGCGTGTTCCATGAAAGCATACGTTCCTTCTGGCCCGGGAGCCTGCCGCCCAGCGTGGACGTGCCCCTCGGCCGCGAAACCGTGGAACTGGCCTGCGGGGGAAAGTGCACCTTCCTGCCCGTGCCGAGGCTCGACATCAGTTCCACCTTCATCCGCGCGCGCTGGCGTTCGGGCCGCAGCCTTGCCGGACTCATGAGCACCGGCGAGCTGGACGTGCTCCACGCCCATGCGGAAGAGGTTTCCGCCTGCTGGGCCACGGCCAGAGTGCGCTGA
- a CDS encoding glutamate--tRNA ligase family protein, protein DAGAAYPGTCRHLTPEQRARKEAEGRRPALRLLCPDDDEECFTDLVLGPQRLSLKSCGGDFALRRSDGVWAYQLAVVADDMRMEVTQVVRGEDILLSTPRQLLLYRLLGGTPPAFAHIPLLYDEEGERLAKRHRSLSLAALREAGCRPEAVVGHLAHLAGLQQTPSPVTPATLAERIGGPFPWHVLPKERIVIPGGVERLWKS, encoded by the coding sequence GATGCGGGCGCGGCCTACCCCGGCACCTGCCGCCATCTCACCCCGGAGCAGCGGGCGCGCAAGGAGGCCGAAGGCCGCCGCCCCGCCCTGCGCCTTCTGTGCCCGGACGACGATGAGGAATGTTTTACCGACCTTGTGCTCGGCCCGCAGCGCCTGTCGCTGAAAAGCTGCGGCGGCGACTTCGCCCTGCGCCGTTCCGACGGCGTGTGGGCCTATCAGCTCGCCGTGGTGGCGGACGACATGCGCATGGAAGTCACGCAGGTGGTACGCGGGGAGGACATACTCCTTTCCACCCCGCGCCAGCTTCTTCTGTACCGGCTCCTCGGCGGCACGCCCCCGGCGTTCGCCCATATTCCGCTGCTGTACGACGAGGAAGGCGAAAGGCTGGCCAAGCGCCACAGGAGCCTGAGCCTGGCCGCCCTGCGCGAGGCGGGCTGCCGTCCCGAAGCCGTGGTGGGGCACCTCGCCCATCTGGCGGGCCTTCAGCAGACGCCCTCCCCCGTCACCCCGGCGACCCTTGCGGAACGCATCGGCGGGCCCTTCCCCTGGCATGTGCTGCCCAAAGAGCGCATCGTCATTCCCGGCGGGGTGGAAAGGCTCTGGAAAAGCTGA
- a CDS encoding glutamate--tRNA ligase family protein codes for MNTPVGRFAPSPTGLLHLGNAWSFLLAWLAARAEGGRILRLRRGQPRGLHRRFRHPAGQRLHHRQRIRGFPVRRSPCPRPAEKRRRLHCARQGQSDPERRPCRR; via the coding sequence ATGAACACCCCCGTCGGCCGTTTTGCGCCCAGCCCCACGGGGCTGCTGCATCTGGGCAACGCATGGTCGTTTCTTCTGGCATGGCTTGCGGCCAGAGCCGAGGGCGGGCGCATTCTCCGGCTCCGTCGAGGGCAGCCGCGTGGCCTTCACCGACGATTCCGACATCCGGCTGGACAACGGCTTCATCATCGACAAAGAATCCGAGGTTTCCCTGTCCGGCGTTCGCCTTGTCCGCGGCCCGCGGAAAAACGCCGAAGGCTCCATTGTGCTCGACAAGGGCAATCTGACCCTGAACGGCGGCCTTGCCGAAGG
- the hemW gene encoding radical SAM family heme chaperone HemW, which translates to MLLYIHVPFCRRKCRYCAFYSEPAARDDTARLALWADALCGEMRREAEEAGHPAVSTVFFGGGTPSLLSPALMGRVIDTAASLFSLDADAEISMEANPESMNEEKARGFLAAGVNRVSLGVQALDDALLAVLGRVHDKKTAVDAFSALRRAGCGNVGLDLMWGLPGQSAENWKAQLAEVCALSPEHLSCYGLMLEEGTPLFRERGSLALPTEEEGARMYEEGGALLEAAGYAQYEISNYAKPGFACRHNTGYWTGEDYLGLGPSAVSCMGNERRSNTANLDRWLAAVQRRKRAAEVEKLGFTEKAEELVMLGLRTARGLDMEAYRALTGRDFARDNAAFMEELFRRSLAGMKDGRFFLTRRGMLVSSAVMERLFENIPETPEGAA; encoded by the coding sequence ATGCTTTTATACATCCATGTTCCCTTCTGCCGCAGAAAATGCCGCTACTGCGCCTTTTATTCCGAGCCTGCGGCCCGGGACGATACCGCGCGCCTTGCGCTGTGGGCCGACGCCCTGTGCGGGGAAATGCGCCGCGAGGCGGAAGAGGCGGGGCATCCTGCCGTAAGCACGGTGTTTTTCGGCGGCGGCACGCCGAGCCTGCTTTCCCCTGCGCTCATGGGCCGCGTCATCGATACGGCCGCCTCGCTTTTTTCCCTTGATGCGGATGCGGAAATCAGCATGGAGGCCAACCCCGAATCCATGAATGAGGAAAAGGCCCGCGGCTTTCTCGCCGCCGGGGTGAACCGCGTTTCACTGGGCGTGCAGGCGCTGGACGACGCGCTTCTTGCCGTTCTCGGCCGCGTGCACGACAAAAAGACCGCTGTCGACGCCTTTTCCGCGCTGCGCCGCGCGGGCTGCGGCAACGTGGGGCTCGACCTCATGTGGGGCCTTCCCGGCCAGAGCGCGGAAAACTGGAAGGCCCAGCTTGCCGAAGTATGCGCCCTTTCCCCGGAGCATCTTTCCTGTTACGGCCTCATGCTGGAGGAAGGAACGCCCCTTTTCCGGGAACGCGGAAGCCTTGCGCTGCCGACGGAAGAGGAAGGCGCCCGCATGTATGAGGAAGGCGGCGCGCTTCTTGAGGCGGCGGGCTACGCGCAATATGAAATTTCCAACTATGCAAAGCCGGGTTTTGCCTGCCGCCACAACACGGGATACTGGACGGGGGAGGACTACCTCGGCCTCGGCCCTTCGGCGGTAAGCTGCATGGGAAACGAACGCCGGAGCAATACGGCGAATCTTGACCGCTGGCTTGCCGCCGTGCAGCGCAGAAAGCGCGCGGCGGAAGTGGAGAAGCTCGGCTTCACGGAAAAGGCGGAAGAACTCGTCATGCTCGGCCTGCGCACGGCGCGCGGGCTGGATATGGAAGCCTACCGCGCCCTTACCGGAAGAGATTTCGCCAGGGACAACGCCGCCTTCATGGAAGAGCTGTTCCGCCGCTCCCTGGCGGGCATGAAGGACGGGCGCTTCTTCCTCACGCGCAGAGGAATGCTTGTTTCCAGCGCCGTGATGGAACGCCTTTTCGAAAATATTCCCGAAACACCGGAGGGCGCGGCATGA